The Gorilla gorilla gorilla isolate KB3781 chromosome 23, NHGRI_mGorGor1-v2.1_pri, whole genome shotgun sequence genomic interval ttaaaaaggaaacaaagctgCATGCAACAGCTTGAAATTGTATATTCAGGTATTAAAGGTGCAATACTGGTTAGAAAAAACTCAAGGCCTCCCACTGGGGAGCtgcctttatttaattttaaagaaaacaaaatctaacCCAAAAAGTCCAATTCAtatttccctctcccctctttaaGTAATTTTACATGGCCATAGTCATTATTCTAACTGATATGTCTATAAAGTTGCACCCCCAGTCCGTTGAGCCTTGGTATTTGTTGTAAATTCTCCTTTCACAGCGATTGTTAAATCTATTCGTGCCCTGAGATGTATGGCTTTATGCTGAAGATTGGCTGGATGCGTCCTCTGATGTGTGTTGTAGGAATTTAATGTGGTTGTCTCCTGCTTTTATTATACTGTGACTTGTTAGGAAACCCTGGGCCTCATTTGGCTCTCCCTTGGGAGAGGTTGAGGGtgcacctttatgaacatggaaaggttTATCACAGCAGTTAACCCCCACTTGCTCCTCCCCTCTATACCAAGCTCTTCTGGTTTTTCACCTGACGGGGTGGGTGTTTGGGATctattttttcttgctaatttgccAAGTATTGCACTATTAATACCAGCCCCCGAAATGAAAGGAACCAACCACACTGGTGTGTACAATCAGACAAGCAAGGTTGTATATTGAGGAAATTTGAGCAAGCTGCCCTGAAGAAAGGCATAGTGACAAGATGAGAGAGATGCATTGTTTGGAGATGTGTTTAGCCAGTGCCCTTCTTCCCCACGAGCCCCCCCAAGGCTCAGAGCGGTACTGGCTTTTAAAGGGAAAGGCCTTCATTTCTTCGTTTATCCCCCCAGCAGCGCTGGAGAGCGAGGTGGCTTCAATAAGCCTGGTGGTAAGTTTTTGAGTATTACCATAgatagtgtttaaaaaaaaatgcagtcagTTTTTagaaaactataatttttttattagtttcATAAGTGGTTTAAAAATGATCTATACAAAAGAGACTAATGGGTACTGCCGGCATTGTCTTAGGGGTAATAAGGTTAACCTATGGTTACAAAACAAAGGGTAACTTGAAGTATTGAGTAACTGCTTCTGTAATATGGgggagaataaatttttaaatttggtttatTTAGAGGAAAAATTTTGACTTAAATTTAACACTGATTTGGCACATAAGCATTGAGAGTGTATTTGGTTAATGGTTTAGAAGCAAACcagcaaaggaaaaaagcaaacccTAGCAAACCTTTCACAAATGTTAAAGAGACACTGCTCCATTTTAGCAGTGCGGGTCATTTTGAGTTTAATGAATCCCCATCAAATGGTGGTATAGTAGATAGCTATGTGTGTTTGTAAGGTTTGTAGCTTGCAAGACGTGcactaataatattttatatgatcTTTCCTGGTTGGCAGGACCCATGGATGAAGGACCAGATCTTGATCTAGGTAATTTTGAATTCTAGTTGTGCTTCATATCGTGCTTTATAAATTAATGGTACAGAGGTAAATGCATGCGTAGAGTTCAGCAGCCTTATAGACCAGTGTGATATTCTTGCTGTCAAGGACAGTTTGGGAAATCCTATGTGAGCATCTACTCATAATTGCCTTAAGTGAAGTAAACCAAAAGTTTGAAAGCATTCTTCTTAGTATGCTTGGTAGTTTTCTTAGATTTATGATGAATATCCTTGGGCAGTAGTGATCAGGTAGTTAAGAAACCCCTATAGATGCATGATAATAATTCTCCTGTCTTGTTGTCTCTGAAAGGCCCACCTGTAGATCCAGATGAAGACTCTGACAACAGTGCAATTTATGTACAAGGATTAAATGACAGTGTGACTCTAGATGATCTGGCAGACTTCTTTAAGCAGTGTGGGGTTGTTAAGGTCAGTAAAAGCATAACCAGGTCATCTGGCAGAACTTTAAACCACAGAGCATTTTAAAGAGATTGAATTGATGTTGAGAGTTGTTTTCTAAGGTTGCCTTTGCCTGACTTCTTTCTAGGTATCTTatggtttgttcctttttaaaaaaagattagcctttttttttttttttttttgagatggagtttccttcttggtacccaggctggagtgcaatggcgcaagtcttggctcactgcaacctccgttcaagtgaatctcctgcctcagcctcccaagtagctgggattacaggtgtgcgccaccagctAATTGTgtctttttagtaaagatggggtttcaccgtgttgggcaggcgggtctcaaactcctgacctcaggtgatctgcccaccttggcgcctcccaaagtgctgggattacagatgtgagcccctaCGCCCGGCCTTCCCTCCTCCACCCCTAGGGACAGAGTGTTgctcaacctcagcctcccaggttcaagtgattctcctaccacaGCCTCTTGAGGTAGCTGgacttacaggcacatgccaccatgcccgactaatttttatatttttagtggagatggattTTTGCCTGTTGGCcgagctggtctctaactcctggccgcctcaagtgatccacctacctcagcctcccaaattgctgggattacaagcatgagccactgcacccaacctcaaATTATTGTGTCTTTATGCTAATTCTTAATAGCTAGTAACGCAGATTTTTTCTAAAGGGATTTTTGACTGTTTTTCAGTTCTTGCTCTTCTGTATTAGAGTTAGTTTATGAACCCCATAAACCTCAAAACCTTAAAACCCCAATTGAATATTTACTAAATCTATGAAGTAATTTCAGGAGAATTTACATTTTTGTGATACTGAGTGATCTTTTTTTCCcatgaagattttatttctccatttatttgtatatttatttgcttatttatttattgagacagtctcgctgtgtcaccaggctggagtgcagtggcgcgatctcagctcactgcaacctctggctcctgggttcaagcgattgtcctgcctcagcctcctgagtagctaggattacagatgcccgccaccacacccagctaatttttgtatttttagtagagatggggtttcaccatgttggtcaggctggtcttgaactcctgacctcaggtgatctgctgcctCAACTCCCAAAGTTTTGtgattgcagacgtgagccactgcgcctggcctgtctctacttattattttattttactttgagacagtgtctcactccttCACccggctggattgcagtggcgcagtctcggcttactgtaacctctgcctcccgggtctccttgcctcagcctcccgagtagctggaattacaggcacctaccagcacccctggctaatttttgtaagtagagatgggatttcaccatgttggccaggctggtcttgaacttctgacctcacgtgatccacccacctaggcctcccaaagtgctgtgattacaggtgtgagccaccacacccagcctatttagaTCTTCAGTAAAGACTATCGATTTCCTTAAAGGTCTTGCAAATTTTACTAGTTTTACTTCTAGGTTTCGTTTATTTTCAAGTTGCTGTGGTTAATGGTCTTTGTTAAATGATACTTTTCTGGTtattactggtgtatagaaatacagttgatttggccgggcgcggtggctcacgcctgtaatcccagcactttgggaggccgaggtgggcagatcacgaggtcaggagatcgagaccatcctggccaacacgatgaaaccccatctctactataaatacaaaaaattagccaggcttggtggcgggcacctgtagtcccagctactcgggaggctgaggcgggagaatggcaagaacctgggaggtggagcttgcagtgagctgagatggcgccactgcactccagcctgggtgactgagtgagactccacctcaaaaaaaaaaaaaaaagaaagaaaaatacagttgattttgggccggcgtggtggctcatgtctgtaatcccggcactatgggaggccgaggtgggtggatcactaggtcaagagatcgagaccatcctggccaacgtggtgaaacctcgtatctactaaaaatacagaaattagccgggtgtggtgacacgcgcctgtagttGAGccactcgggagtctgaggcaggagaatcagttgatcccaggatgcagaggttgcagtgagctgagatggcgccactgcactccagcctggcgacagagcaagactcccatctcaaaaaaaaaaaggaaatacagttgATTTTGGTAAATCTTATATAAGGTGATTTCTCCCTActtgtaggtgtgtgtgtgcacagataTCACACAGACCTCAAAAGTAAAATGCTTTTAGTGTCTACTGTCATATTCTACCCTGTGCAAGACTCcttcttgtttgcttttttgttttgagttggagtcttgctctgttgcccagactggagtgcagtggcacaatttcagctcactgcaacctccgcctcctgggttcaagcctcaagcctcttgagtagctgggattacaggcttaagcatattaaaaagactgctttttaatatgtatataacatGTAGTTTATTGAGGAATGTGGAGTTTATCCTGGTTAAGAAAGTAGTATTTACCAtcaaaattttggaaataaagatgttaaaatAGATTTCCAagctggatacagtggctcacatgtgtaatcctagcactttgggaggccaaggcaggaggatcccaaggattgcttgagcccaggagtttgagaccagcctggacaacagagtgagactctgtctcacaaaaaagaaaaaaatgtatttccacaTTATTCATACCACAgttttgccatattttcttttcagtttttaggTATCACGTTCCTTTTTTTAAGTCAGAGGTATCAATATATATATCCTGTTGTCATCTTTTTTAAGTCCTATAAATAGATTGCTCTTGTGTTACTGGATATATGTAAACAATTACAGACTAAACTgattgtgtgcatatataatgCAAAAAAGTACACGTGAAGATATTCTTATACAAGGTAGCTCCTGAATTCAAGTCAACCACATCTGATATTCAGCTGAAAGACTAGTCATCTGTTCTAACTGGAGGAAGTAGTGGCTGTGTTAGACTAACCAAGAATCCCTGTAGTTCACTCACAGCCTGTACACTGTCCTTCACGGTTTAAGGATAATTTTCTTTATGCCAGTCACGTCTTATGTGGTGGTATCAAAGTCTGACTACCCCTACGAGGTGGCTGTGCTCAGTGGGTACCTGTCTGGGCATAGAAAATGCCAGGGCAGGCAAACCAGCATCAGAAGATGGCTAAGGCAGGAGTGGGGCCTATCCTGTTCACTTCCACACTTTGGTCTACTTTGGTTTTTATGATAAAGCAGGGATAGAGGAGAAAATAACTTAGAATTCTGAAAAACTTAAAAGCGGAGAAACGGTGACATTTAGTGACTTACTACATGTGAAAAATTGGTACTTTTCCTGGATTTTGCCTGGACTTTTTTCTCCCAAATTAGTATATTCTAGTCATGCCTAACTATGCTATTCTTTGTCTAGATGAACAAGAGAACTGGGCAACCCATGATCCACATCTACCTGGACAAGGAAACAGGAAAGCCCAAAGGCGATGCCACAGTGTCCTATGAAGACCCACCTACTGCCAAGGCTGCCGTGGAATGGTTTGATGGTGAGATGTACTCACTGGCATTCTTAATCTCCCTGGCTATAGAGTATGGCATGAGGGAGAAACTTGTGAACCATAGGAGCAAGAAGACCTTCCATCTCTTCCTGGGGGAGGTAGATGGCCGGTCTCCCTTCAGTAGTATTAGCACCCAGCCATTGACCCTGGATTTGGAGatccctttattttcaggcaTTAGTATTACAAATCAACCTTGCTTAAAGTGGCAAACACTTCCTAAGCACAGATTATCAGAAGGtacagaaaacccttcaaaagaaCATCTTAGCCAGTGTACATTtgcatatagataaatatatatatttaaatgtatagataaatatatatatttaaatgaggCCTTGACATTAATGGTGGGATTTCACTTCAGACAAAACCAACTTGAAAGCATTGAATGACTTGGCCATGtccagtggcttgcacctgtaatcccagcactttgggaggccaacattggtgcattgcttgaatccaggggcttgagaccagcctggggaacatggcaaaaccctgtctctacaaaaaaaatacaaaaattagccaggtgttgtggcacactCCTATACCTATAgtaccagccactcaggaggctgaggtgggaggatcacttgagcccggggagTTTGAagctccagtgagctgagattgcaccactgcactccaacctgggcaacagagcaagactctgtctcaaagaaagtgTCAAATAACAAGTCCTGGTTCTGTTTTCTTGGCcatgcagtcagcttcccaccaGCTTATTTTCCTCCTTATGGTAGACAGTGTTTTTtgcttgtgttgtttttttttgagacggtctcactttgtcacccaggctggagtgcagtgacacaagccatctcagcttactgcaacctccacctcccaggttcaagccaatCTTGTGCGTCAGCCACTCGAGTAGCTGCTctactacaggcgcatgtcaccacgcccagctaacttttgtattttttaatagagatggggtttcaccatgttggtcaggctgtagGAAGGTTTTTAAGTATATTTAAGTATGGcctttttctggccaggcacaatggctcttgcctataatcctaccactttaggaggccaaggcaggaggattgcttgaaccaaggagttcactagcagcctgggcaacctagtgagacactGCTTCTACAAACAATTTTgtaaaattagtcgggcatggtgatgcgtgcctgtagtcccagctacttgggaggattgcttgagcaagtGAgattgaaactgcagtgagctgtgccactgcactccagcccgggcaacagtgaaacccccatctcaaaaacagccTTTTTCTGGCCTTGTCATTAAAGATCTTAGAGAAGATTACAGGCAGACCTAATGCATCTGGGAGTGGTCATTTGATGATGTTGTGGAGTTGGTGAACAGGGAGTATAGGGGAGTAATTGATGTTCTGTTGTCTTGTTCCAGGGAAAGATTTTCAAGGGAGCAAACTTAAAGTCTCCCTTGCTCGGAAGAAGCCTCCAATGAACAGTATGCGGGGTGGTATGCCACCCCGTGAGGGCAGAGGGATGCCACCACCACTCCGCGGAGGTACTTTTTCTGAGCTCCTATGTTGCATTAAAAGGTTTTCAGTACACTTCATACCCTTGAGAAACTTGATTATTAGAGTGAAGAAACATAAAATTGTGTGTAGAGTCAATACTAGACTATTGTCAATACTAGACTATTGAGAGCTAACAATGAATGTTTGTCGGGAGTAAAGGGAAGAGAAGAATATGGGAGGCTGGAAGCCACTCTGCCTGTCAACTCCAGACTGCCATTTATTCAGCTTTGGTTGTGTCTGTATAGACATGCCTATTCCTTACAGAATTGTGGGagttcagccaggtgcagtggctcacgcctgtaatcccagcactttgggaggctgaggtgggcggatcacctgaggtcaggagtttaagaccagcctggccaacatggtgaaactccctctctactaaaaatacaaaaattagccgggtatggtggtgcatgcctgtaatcccagctactcgggaggctgaggcaggagaattgtttgaatctggggggtggaggttgcagtgagcaaagatcgtgccactgcactccagcctgggcaacagtgtgagactccgtctccaaaaaaaaaaaattgtgggagCTCTGTTTCTGTAGAGCACGTGGAACACGCTCCTCACAGGGAAGGGGGCTGATGGCCTGAGCCACACGGAAACACGGAACAGGTGATGGGGAAATGACAGCAGTAGTATCTGTGGGTTTACttagtgatttttatttcctatagCAAATTTGGTGCTACAGAGAAATGATTTGCTGTTTCTTGTTGTAGGTCCAGGAGGCCCAGGAGGTCCTGGGGGACCCATGGGTCGCATGGGAGGCCGTGGAGGAGATAGAGGAGGCTTCCCTCCAAGAGGACCCCGGGGTTCCCGAGGGAACCCCTCTGGAGGAGGAAACGTCCAGCACCGAGCTGGAGACTGGCAGTGTCCCAATCCGTATGTACTTGTCTTGGCAAATTGATACCCTACGAGTGAAGCCACCCTTCCCTCACCCCATCCCCACTCTAGAGTGgattgctctgtctagaggaacagaatgatGACCTTGATGGCTGGTTAGGGACACTAGTCAGCCATTCACTGGATGCTTCAGAGCCTTCTGAAGATTGATTTGACCTGTCCTGTGGGTGCAATGCTGCCTGAGGCTGTGCCCTAAAGTATGGGTGTACATAGATCCTCTTGATAGTGAGTGTGTACCTGTTCACACACCACCTTTCCTTGTTTATCTTCCTTAGTTCAATTGGTGATTTCTGCTGTGATGTAATTGTATGCAGGGGTTGTGGAAACCAGAACTTCGCCTGGAGAACAGAGTGCAACCAGTGTAAGGCCCCAAAGCCTGAAGGCTTCCTCCCGCCACCCTTCCCGCCCCCGGGTAGGTGCAGGTTTCATGAGTGTCCCCTCAGCTTCCTGGtgctaaacctcttttcttatttgtGGGCTTGGTAAACTGCAGTTGCCCTCTGCTTAACAACTTTGAGTTGTCGTGTCCTCATTTCTAAATTGCCAGCCCAATGCTGAGATTGAGTGAAGTGTCTGGTTTGTTCTGCTGTGAGAGAAGGAAGCAGAGCAGCTTCCACAGTGTCCACAGGGCCTCTGCAGCCACCCACTGACTGCTTTTGCCCTGCTATTCTCACCTTAGGTGGTGATCGTGGCAGAGGTGGCCCTGGTGGCATGCGGGGAGGAAGAGGTGGCCTCATGGATCGTGGTGGTCCCGGTGGAATGTTCAGAGGTGGCCGTGGTGGCGACAGAGGTGGCTTCCGTGGTGGCCGGGGCATGGACCGAGGTGGCTTTGGTGGAGGAAGACGAGGTGGCCCTGGGGGGCCCCCTGGACCTTTGATGGAACAgatgggaggaagaagaggaggacgTGGAGGACCTGGAAAAATGGATAAGTAAGTGCTGGTGAAAAGGCACAGTAAGAGGACAGCCCCTCCCAGCTTGGTTGGCGCAAGTCCTCATGGTGCTAGGAAGCTTGTGATAGTGCTTGGGAGGAGCCAGGAAGGGGCACCTGAGGGCTCTGGAAGGGCTTCCTCACCCCTTCCCATTCATTCTAACCAAAGGGCCCTCTTTACCTTGCAGAGGCGAGCACCGTCAGGAGCGCAGAGATCGGCCCTACTAGATGCAGAGACCCCGCAGAGCTGCATTGACtaccagatttattttttaaaccagaaaatgttttaaatttataattccatatttataatgTTGGCCACAACATTATGATTATTCCTTGTCTGTACTTTAGTATTTTTCACCATTTGTGAAGAAACATTAAAACAAGTTAAATGGTAGTGTgcggagttttttttttccttcttttaaaaatggttgTTTAACTAAGACTTTAACAATGGGAACCCCTTGTGAGCATGCTCAGTATCATTGTGGAGAACCAAGAGGGCCTCTTAACTGTAACAATGTTCATGGTtgtgatgtttttttttttttttaaataaaattccaaatgTTTATAAACAGTcatccttctcagcctctgttcCACAGTCACTGTGTGTCTGCTGGGAGCatgctcccaccccaccccacccaggagAGGGGTGCCTTCCAGGTAAACGGTTTGTTCAGGGGAAATAAGCGGTTGTGACATGGAAACAGACTCTGGCCCTGATGCAGCCTCTGAGACCCACTAGTGTCCAAAGGTTCAAGGGGAGATCCAGGTAAGGGAGGCATAGGAAGAACTGGAAATAACTTTGCCTTCCATGGGATCACGGATCAGGCACTAGGAGCATCTAAGGGGCTGCTCCCTCAGGTGAGGGACGATCCCTCTCAGGCGGACTGGGTCGAGTCCTCTCATCCCCAGCACTTCTGGGCATGCATTGTGTGCACCTCTGCTGTTTCTTTCCCTGGTCATTTCCTGTTCTGTGTTTGACTCCCTGCGTTTGGAAAACCCTCCCTTAACCAGCCATCATCCCCTTCTCTCCATCAAACCATCTTCCTGGCCCTTTCTACAGGAAGCGCATGGAAAGAGCTGTGTCCGCCCCTCCCTCTCTGGAACCCACTTCATTCTTCACCTGCACTAAAACAAGCAGCTCTCAGTCACCAACCACCTCTAATGTTGCCGAATCAATGGTCTTTCCTTCTCTGTTCTCCCATCTCCTTCAttgcttcctttttctcctaTCCCTAAATGCAGGAAGGCCCCAAGGCTAGCATTGCGCTCCGCTGAGCCCCCACACTGCCTGGCTGTCCTTTCCATACTGTGGCTTTAGCCCTTTCTCCCTAGGGCCAACTGGGCTTGGGTGCATGATGGGTGTAGAGCAGGGCTTGCTCTTGTCCCATCCTGCCTACACTACACCCCAGTTCAGCAAACACACACCTGCCCCAAACCTTGGAGTCATCCATGACCCATTCTCAAACCCCAGCCCCCAACCTAGCTCTCTTCCAAATCCAGGGCGGTGCAAatccacccacagcccccacctctATGACGCCACCTCACTGGGTTCCCTGCTTCTCCCCTCAGTATCTCCAGCCCTTCCTCAGAAGCCAGACCAaggtttgtggggttttttgttgttgtttgagatggtcttgctctcaccaaggctggagtacagtggtgcaatcacagcttcaCCTCTtgagctgagtagctgggactacaggtgtagcacccggctaatttttttgatgtttttgtacAGACCAGGtctcattgttgcccaggctggtctcaacttgggctcaagtgatcatcccaccttgacctctcaaagtgctaggattacaggcgtaagccaccacacttggcccaaaCCAACTTGACACGGGAGGTCATCCCCAGTCTCAAAACCATTTGGTGGCTCCAAGCATGCTTGCCATGCCCCAAAAGACCTCTGGGACCCCAGCTCCCCTGCTCTACCTTGCACGCCAGTCCAGCACTGTTCCTCAAGGGGCCGAGGACGCTCTCACCGCAGCCTTGGTGTGTCAGAGCCAAGATGCACACATACCTAGGAGGCCCAAACTCGACTAGGGCATCACTGGGTCCCTGCGtcgtgccaggcactgcactaagTACCTCCGTGCGTTTAATTCCTAATAACCTTCAAGGCAGGCAACATAGGACAGCCACACGTCAGCTGAGATGGGAATAGAGAGGTCAAGGGAGGACTTGCCATTGAGAGGCTGAATTGAGCTAAGGGTGGTCGCCCTCCAGACCCCGCATGCTCACCCTCCCACCAACCCACTGTATACAGGCACCTGCTTCTGAAAAGGATGGGTGCTCTGACATGACCCGCATGCTGCCAGCACTAAGGGAAGACAAGCAGCCTGCTCTGGAAGCTGCTACTGCACAAGCATCCGTCAGACTCTGGCATTGCATAGGCTCCCCAGGAGTAGCCTTATGTCCCTGCCGAGAGGGGTTTGTCACTGGCACTAAATAGCCCTGGTAGAGATGTTTACAGCAGGCAGGTCTATTTTTCTCAGCCCAAAGAAACTTCTGGACGCTCTGGGCACAGATGCCCTCAGGCAGCATGGATTCCGAGCCTGTCTCAAAGGGCTGCACGAAGCTGGCTGGTGCCAGGGCATGAAGGAGGTGGGCAGGGCAGAGAGCAGAGCAGGTGGAGAAAAAGCCTAGCCTCTACCCACACCCGGGTCAAACTCCCCAAAAGCACCTAGACTAAAAGTTGCCAACACAAACTTGAGGTCCCACGAGGCCACATGGCACAAGCCTGGGCAAAGGTGGCGGGGTCCATGGGGAGACTGATCTATGCCCACAGGGAGTGGCTCCCCTGCTCGACGGGGAAGAGCGCAGGgctgcagcaacagcagcagcagcagctgtggaGCTGAGGACAGTGCAGTCTGTGACAGGGACAACAGCTGGCCCTCGTGCTGTCCCCTCATACCCCACTCCTGACAGATCTGCTGGGCGCAGGGCCGGCAGTGAGGACAGTGTGATGCAGGCAGGTTGGAAAGAGCCCACTTGGGTTTTCCAGTTTTGCGTCTCTCTTGTGAAGGGCACTGGAGGCAGCTCAGGGTCACCTGTCCCACAGCCAGAGCAGGAGCTGACCAGCAGGTGTCCTTGGAGCTGAGCCCACACCTGGACACAGCAGCTGGAAGCCTCCTGCGAGTCCCTCACTTAGCCTGGGCTGTGCTCAGAGCCTCAGTCCAGACTGGAGAATTTGGAGTTCTAATCCAACCAGTGCCAGAGGTTCCTGGAGCTGCCCGGTAGCAGGGATGTAGGCCACAATGAGAGTTTTGCCACAGCCATCATCTGACCTCTAGCTGCAACCAAGGCCAAGCAGGCTGCTGGCTGGCACCCAGCAGTGGGCGCAAGAAACTGGCTATGTGCCCTCTGGCCAAAGGCCAGAAGGAGCCCACATGGGAGCCACAGCATTCTGTGCATAGAGGTGGGTGGCCTCAAGGGCCCGTGCAGATGAGCTCAGGGTCTCTATAGCCCAAACCTCCTGTCCCTCCAGCAGTTTCTGTGGTTTCTCTTGGTCCTGCAAGGAACAAGGGAGACCATGTAGAGGCTGAGGCTTTCCCAGAGGTGGCCCCACAGGCCCTGGGCCACCACACGACAGAGGGGGTCAAAGCTACGGTCTACCATGCCCTGGGCCAGGGGTCTGACCCCCCAGTGAGGTCTGCACCATAGCAGCTACATGTCCTAGAATCAGGTGGGAGGCTGTGGTCTAGAACAGGCCTCTTATCACCAGCCACAGCTcatgggagagaaggaggaaggaatctcgtgtgtgtgtgtgtgtgtgtgtgtgtgtgtgtgtgtgtgtgtgtgtgtgtgtggtgtgtggtgtgtgtgtgtgtgtgtgtgacggagtctcgctctgtcgcccagactggagtgcagtggcgcaatctctgctcactgcaagctctgcctcctgggctcacgccattctcctgcctcagcctctggagtagctgggactacaggcactcgccaccacgcccagagaattttttgtatttttagtggagacggggtttcaccgtgttaaccaggatggtctcgatctcccgacctcatgatccacccgcctcggcctcccaaagtgccgcgattacaggcgtgagctaccgagCCCAGCAGAAGGAATCTCTTTATAATCCCTCCTCCCCAGAGAAGCGGATATGCTGAGCCAGGCCACACTGAGCTGGGTAGTGGCATTATTTTTCACAACCCCATGATGTAACTACTACTACTGTCCCATTCTGCAGATGGTgccactgaggctcagggagcttCACCATCCCACCCAATGACCAATGACAGAGCGTGGGTTCCATCCAACTTCACCCATGTCCAAAACCCCAAAATGCAGCAAGGTAGGTATAAGCAGGAGTCAAATTCCTGCACAGCTGCTGGCTACACATATCCCatgccttctctgggcctcagtttgccCAAATTGTAAAATGAGAACACCTAAGAGTATCATAGCTCATCGGGGTATTTTGAAGATGAAACTGTTAAATGTCCACACCCTGATtcacccccaccccaaacctgcaaccctcctccacctccag includes:
- the EWSR1 gene encoding RNA-binding protein EWS isoform X13 produces the protein MASTDYSTYSQAAAQQGYSAYTAQPTQGYAQTTQAYGQQSYGTYGQPTDVSYTQAQTTATYGQTAYATSYGQPPTGYTTPTAPQAYSQPVQGYGTGAYDTTTATVTTTQASYAAQSAYGTQPAYPAYGQQPAATAPTRPQDGNKPTETSQPQSSTGGYNQPSLGYGQSNYSYPQVPGSYPMQPVTAPPSYPPTSYSSTQPTSYDQSSYSQQNTYGQPSSYGQQSSYGQQSSYGQQPPTSYPPQTGSYSQAPSQYSQQSSSYGQQSSFRQDHPSSMGVYGQESGGFSGPGENRSMSGPDNRGRGRGGFDRGGMSRGGRGGGRGGMGSAGERGGFNKPGGPMDEGPDLDLGPPVDPDEDSDNSAIYVQGLNDSVTLDDLADFFKQCGVVKMNKRTGQPMIHIYLDKETGKPKGDATVSYEDPPTAKAAVEWFDGKDFQGSKLKVSLARKKPPMNSMRGGMPPREGRGMPPPLRGGPGGPGGPGGPMGRMGGRGGDRGGFPPRGPRGSRGNPSGGGNVQHRAGDWQCPNPGCGNQNFAWRTECNQCKAPKPEGFLPPPFPPPGGDRGRGGPGGMRGGRGGLMDRGGPGGMFRGGRGGDRGGFRGGRGMDRGGFGGGRRGGPGGPPGPLMEQMGGRRGGRGGPGKMDKGEHRQERRDRPY
- the EWSR1 gene encoding RNA-binding protein EWS isoform X1; the protein is MASTDYSTYSQAAAQQGYSAYTAQPTQGYAQTTQQAYGQQSYGTYGQPTDVSYTQAQTTATYGQTAYATSYGQPPTVEGTSTGYTTPTAPQAYSQPVQGYGTGAYDTTTATVTTTQASYAAQSAYGTQPAYPAYGQQPAATAPTRPQDGNKPTETSQPQSSTGGYNQPSLGYGQSNYSYPQVPGSYPMQPVTAPPSYPPTSYSSTQPTSYDQSSYSQQNTYGQPSSYGQQSSYGQQSSYGQQPPTSYPPQTGSYSQAPSQYSQQSSSYGQQSSFRQDHPSSMGVYGQESGGFSGPGENRSMSGPDNRGRGRGGFDRGGMSRGGRGGGRGGMGSAGERGGFNKPGGPMDEGPDLDLGPPVDPDEDSDNSAIYVQGLNDSVTLDDLADFFKQCGVVKMNKRTGQPMIHIYLDKETGKPKGDATVSYEDPPTAKAAVEWFDGKDFQGSKLKVSLARKKPPMNSMRGGMPPREGRGMPPPLRGGPGGPGGPGGPMGRMGGRGGDRGGFPPRGPRGSRGNPSGGGNVQHRAGDWQCPNPSIGDFCCDVIVCRGCGNQNFAWRTECNQCKAPKPEGFLPPPFPPPGGDRGRGGPGGMRGGRGGLMDRGGPGGMFRGGRGGDRGGFRGGRGMDRGGFGGGRRGGPGGPPGPLMEQMGGRRGGRGGPGKMDKGEHRQERRDRPY
- the EWSR1 gene encoding RNA-binding protein EWS isoform X10; its protein translation is MASTDYSTYSQAAAQQGYSAYTAQPTQGYAQTTQAYGQQSYGTYGQPTDVSYTQAQTTATYGQTAYATSYGQPPTVEGTSTGYTTPTAPQAYSQPVQGYGTGAYDTTTATVTTTQASYAAQSAYGTQPAYPAYGQQPAATAPTRPQDGNKPTETSQPQSSTGGYNQPSLGYGQSNYSYPQVPGSYPMQPVTAPPSYPPTSYSSTQPTSYDQSSYSQQNTYGQPSSYGQQSSYGQQSSYGQQPPTSYPPQTGSYSQAPSQYSQQSSSYGQQSSFRQDHPSSMGVYGQESGGFSGPGENRSMSGPDNRGRGRGGFDRGGMSRGGRGGGRGGMGAGERGGFNKPGGPMDEGPDLDLGPPVDPDEDSDNSAIYVQGLNDSVTLDDLADFFKQCGVVKMNKRTGQPMIHIYLDKETGKPKGDATVSYEDPPTAKAAVEWFDGKDFQGSKLKVSLARKKPPMNSMRGGMPPREGRGMPPPLRGGPGGPGGPGGPMGRMGGRGGDRGGFPPRGPRGSRGNPSGGGNVQHRAGDWQCPNPGCGNQNFAWRTECNQCKAPKPEGFLPPPFPPPGGDRGRGGPGGMRGGRGGLMDRGGPGGMFRGGRGGDRGGFRGGRGMDRGGFGGGRRGGPGGPPGPLMEQMGGRRGGRGGPGKMDKGEHRQERRDRPY